CTATAAAGATGTGCAAGGTGCATTCTATCATATGAAATACCCGCTTGCTGATGGTTCTGGTCATATTGAAATTGCAACGACGCGTCCAGAAACAATGCTTGGGGATACAGCAGTTGCCGTTCACCCTGAAGATGAACGTTACAAACATTTAATTGGAAAAACCGTTATTTTACCGATTGTTGGTCGAGAAATTCCGATTGTTGGCGATGACTATGTGGATATGGAATTTGGTTCAGGTGCGGTAAAAATTACACCAGCACATGACCCGAACGATTTTGAAGTTGGAAATCGTCATAACTTAGAGCGCATTTTAGTGATGAACGAAGATGGAACAATGAATGACAAAGCTGGAAAATATAAAGGAATGGACCGTTTTGATTGCCGTAAACAAATTGTGAAAGATCTGAAGGAGCAAGGTGTATTATTTAAAATTGAAGATCATATGCATTCTGTCGGGCATTCAGAACGAAGCGGAGCCGTTGTTGAACCATATCTTTCAACACAATGGTTTGTGAAAATGCAACCATTAGCAGATGCATCTGTAGATCTTCAAAAAACGGAAGGAAAAGTCCACTTCGTCCCAGACCGATTCGAAAAAACGTATTTGCATTGGATGGAAAATATTCGCGATTGGTGTATTTCTCGACAATTATGGTGGGGACATCGCATTCCAGCTTGGTATCATAAAGAAACTGGTGAAGTATATGTAGATCATGAGCCACCTGCTGATATTGAAAATTGGGAACAGGATTCGGATGTATTAGATACATGGTTTAGTTCGGCATTATGGCCATTTTCTACAATGGGATGGCCGGAAGTTGATTCAGCTGATTTTAAACGATATTATCCGACAGCTGCATTAGTCACTGGATATGATATTATTTTCTTCTGGGTTTCACGTATGATTTTCCAAGGACTGGAATTTACTGAACAACGTCCATTTAAAGATGTTCTCATCCATGGTCTTGTTCGGGATGCTGAAGGGCGGAAAATGAGTAAATCACTTGGTAATGGGGTTGACCCAATGGATGTGATTGATAAGTATGGAGCGGATTCCTTGCGCTATTTCTTATCGACAGGAAGTTCTCCAGGTCAAGATTTACGTTTTAGCATTGAAAAAGTCGAATCCATTTGGAATTTTGCGAATAAAATTTGGAATGCCTCACGTTTTGCGCTAATGAATATGAATGGGTTAACCTATGATCAATTGGATCTGACAGGTGAAAAATCCGTCGCGGACCAATGGATTTTAACTCGTTTAAATGAAACGATTGAAACCGTCACAAAATTAGCTGATCGTTATGAATTTGGTGAAGTGGGTCGTGCCCTCTACAACTTTATATGGGATGACTTCTGCGATTGGTATATTGAAATGGCAAAACTCCCATTATACGGGGATGATGAAGCGGCAAAGAAAACGACTCGATCCATTCTTGCTTATGTTCTTGATCAAACAATGCGCTTGCTTCATCCATTTATGCCGTTTATTACCGAGGAAATATGGCAGAACTTGCCGCATCAAGGCGACTCCATTACCGTTGCGAAGTGGCCAGTTGTAAAAGCAGAGCTGAGCAATGCGGAAGCAGCAGAAGAAATGAAATTACTTGTGGAAATCATTCGTTCTGTTAGAAATATTCGAGCAGAAGTGAATACCCCTCTTAGCAAAAAAGTCAATATGATGATTAAGGCTAAAGGGAATAAAGTCGTTGCAGTATTGGAGAAAAATCGTGCGTATATCGAACGTTTCTGTAACCCTGAACAGCTTCAAATTTCAACAGATGTGGAAATACCAGATAAGGCCATGACGGCTGTTGTGACTGGTGCCGAAATCATTCTTCCATTAGAGGGATTAATTAATATGGAAGAGGAAATCGCCCGTCTTGAAAAAGAGTGGGCAAAATGGAATAGTGAAGTAGAACGTGTTCAAAAGAAATTAAGCAACGAAAAATTTGTCAGCAGAGCACCAGAAAAAGTAGTCAATGAAGAAAAGGCGAAAGAGAAAGATTACCTAGAAAAACGTGCGATCGTGGAAGAGAGAATTCAAGAATTAAAAGGCTAATAGCAATCAAAGCAGGTTCCTTTTTAAGAGGAGCCTGTTTTTTGTAGCGCCTGAGACATCAAAACTAGACAAAATTCGATTTTTTTCTAAAATAGATATAGACTAGCTTATCCCGCCTTAACGGGCAGTAAAACCTCCACTTCAAAATGATTTGAAAAACAAAAAAGATAGGTGGAGGATCACGGCCTCTAAAGGTCCGATAAGTTCAACGAACATTCAGTGGAGGATGAAGAAAACCCCAACTGAATGAAGTTTCACTTTATATGAAATTGATTTTTTGGAGGGCTAATAATGATTACAGCATTTGATGACGCTTTACAATGGATACATAACCGACTCTCACTAGGAATAAAACCAGGCTTACAACGAATGGAATGGATGATGGAAAAGTTAGATTATCCAGAACGTCGTCTTAAAGCTATTCATATTGGCGGAACAAATGGAAAGGGTTCAACAGTTGCTTTTATTCGTTCGATTTTGCAAGAAACTGGATATGAAGTAGGAACATTTACATCCCCATATATTGAACAATTTAATGAAAGAATCAGTGTAAATGGACAAGCTATTTCGGATGAAGAGATTGTGGAACTTGTGAATATCGTCAAACCGTTAGCAGATCAATTGGAACAAACGGATCTTGGTGCTCCAACAGAATTTGAAGTGATTACAGCAATGGCCATGCTCTATTTTGCAAAAATTCATCCTGTTGATGTCGTTTTATTCGAAGTAGGATTAGGAGGTCGATTAGATTCTACTAATATTATCCATCCTATACTTGCCGTCATTACAAGCATTGGGCTTGATCATACCCATATATTAGGAGAGACGATTGAAGAAATCGCCTTTGAAAAAGCAGGGATTATTAAGGGTGGTGTTCCTGTTGTTTCGGCGGTGGAACAACAAGAAGCGAAACAGGTCATCGAAAAACGGGCAAAAGAAGGAAGATCTTCTTTATATGATCTTGGGAAGCATTTCACATATGAGCATACGCGTTCCTTGCCTGAAGGAGAAGAAATAGAATTTCAATCAGTCTATGGAGATTTCAAAGGATTAACAATAGGATTACGAGGAAATCATCAGGTTAGTAACGCAAGCACCGCAATTATGGCCTGTTTGTATTTAAAAAAAATGTATGCTTTTCTTATTGAAGAGGAGCATATTCGAAAAGGTGTACAAAACACCCAGTGGCCAGCTAGAATGGAATTCATATCTGATCGCCCACCCATTCTATTAGATGGTGCTCATAATTACGAAGGGATACAGTCGCTCGTTCAGTCCATTAAAACACGTTTTCCAAATAAAAAAGCCACTATTTTATTTGCGGGGTTAAAGGATAAAAAATTGGATAAAATGATTCCTCTTCTAGATGAAATTGCAGAAGAAATCATCTTCACAACTTTTGACTTCCCTCGAGCTGCGAAAGAAGAAGACTTCGCAGTATTTATTGGAGACCATCGAAAATTTATCGCTGATTGGAACACATATATAGAGGAAAGAAAACAACAAACTGGAGAAACAGATCTCCTTCTTATTACAGGTTCATTATATTTTATATCCGCTATTAAAAAATGCTTTAATAATTGAAATCAGCCTTAAGTTTATAAAACACTAGGTAAAAACACCCTGATTGATCAGGGTGTTTTTTGGTTAAAAAATCATGTACTAAGATGAAATGTGTGGTAAAATAGTAATATATTACATATTTAAAATTTAATCCTAAAGGAGGAGGGAAGATGTATGAAACGAAGGATTTTCAGATATTCGATTTTCATGGCTATTTTATTTCTGCTTACATCCAGTCTCATAAATCCGCAGATACTAAAGGCGGCCGAACAATCAAACATCGATTTTTCCGTTATTCCTTCTGCAAGTGAGTA
This genomic stretch from Oikeobacillus pervagus harbors:
- a CDS encoding valine--tRNA ligase, translating into MEQKEISMPTKYDPNAIEEGRYEWWVNGKYFEAKDDETKEPYTIVIPPPNVTGKLHLGHAWDTTLQDILTRMKRMQGYDVLWLPGMDHAGIATQAKVEQKLREEGKTRYDLGREKFVEEAWKWKEEYASFIRKQWAKMGLGLDYSRERFTLDEGLSKAVREVFVTLYKKGLIYRGEYIINWDPETKTALSDIEVIYKDVQGAFYHMKYPLADGSGHIEIATTRPETMLGDTAVAVHPEDERYKHLIGKTVILPIVGREIPIVGDDYVDMEFGSGAVKITPAHDPNDFEVGNRHNLERILVMNEDGTMNDKAGKYKGMDRFDCRKQIVKDLKEQGVLFKIEDHMHSVGHSERSGAVVEPYLSTQWFVKMQPLADASVDLQKTEGKVHFVPDRFEKTYLHWMENIRDWCISRQLWWGHRIPAWYHKETGEVYVDHEPPADIENWEQDSDVLDTWFSSALWPFSTMGWPEVDSADFKRYYPTAALVTGYDIIFFWVSRMIFQGLEFTEQRPFKDVLIHGLVRDAEGRKMSKSLGNGVDPMDVIDKYGADSLRYFLSTGSSPGQDLRFSIEKVESIWNFANKIWNASRFALMNMNGLTYDQLDLTGEKSVADQWILTRLNETIETVTKLADRYEFGEVGRALYNFIWDDFCDWYIEMAKLPLYGDDEAAKKTTRSILAYVLDQTMRLLHPFMPFITEEIWQNLPHQGDSITVAKWPVVKAELSNAEAAEEMKLLVEIIRSVRNIRAEVNTPLSKKVNMMIKAKGNKVVAVLEKNRAYIERFCNPEQLQISTDVEIPDKAMTAVVTGAEIILPLEGLINMEEEIARLEKEWAKWNSEVERVQKKLSNEKFVSRAPEKVVNEEKAKEKDYLEKRAIVEERIQELKG
- a CDS encoding bifunctional folylpolyglutamate synthase/dihydrofolate synthase, which translates into the protein MITAFDDALQWIHNRLSLGIKPGLQRMEWMMEKLDYPERRLKAIHIGGTNGKGSTVAFIRSILQETGYEVGTFTSPYIEQFNERISVNGQAISDEEIVELVNIVKPLADQLEQTDLGAPTEFEVITAMAMLYFAKIHPVDVVLFEVGLGGRLDSTNIIHPILAVITSIGLDHTHILGETIEEIAFEKAGIIKGGVPVVSAVEQQEAKQVIEKRAKEGRSSLYDLGKHFTYEHTRSLPEGEEIEFQSVYGDFKGLTIGLRGNHQVSNASTAIMACLYLKKMYAFLIEEEHIRKGVQNTQWPARMEFISDRPPILLDGAHNYEGIQSLVQSIKTRFPNKKATILFAGLKDKKLDKMIPLLDEIAEEIIFTTFDFPRAAKEEDFAVFIGDHRKFIADWNTYIEERKQQTGETDLLLITGSLYFISAIKKCFNN